From one Nilaparvata lugens isolate BPH chromosome 2, ASM1435652v1, whole genome shotgun sequence genomic stretch:
- the LOC111050611 gene encoding HEAT repeat-containing protein 3, whose amino-acid sequence MGKIKIKRKNKRTDPIGSRSKEALQSMDETHQKNVNTALEQLATLNAEENLLGLKKLSTLYSNSDGSPIPFGDSSNDLNRKCIKSASTFLTNQRTDIKQAAINALRCLSAVTDLSLSDSLVEGDVISNLITLIQEYDSNSAQKMDSEEQQCSLKEREKLETLIQAVHLISNLCEVNEKALDILNSSNVIQILWKFINPSVAGIDLAISIAQCFLTISEDNDDILKNLQRSEDEIAKLLSIENANHEIKFLHLNLLSTGLLMNLHQELPIKYLQKTFELIEKVLKLDPRPDFCKLSSQIPLDKESVLSSDNVLLLDRLVDTVNVLTTAFEILTNICSSEEDEEESMEVECDDDSDDMTCASEGPNFNEPEALINSSIYEALVKLNLFQHSCNKTVDLPDNVAEILRNHLDTEVLVRKYQLMRSRSFHFLNNLFLILDESAIGGGDKLYAFWTETATSLVRLAGNSGLSGTEELVEAITAALRGLIGHLVSIDYPALKSTSSDELEVSF is encoded by the exons TTGGCTACTTTGAATGCTGAAGAGAATCTTCTTGGCCTCAAGAAATTGTCCACTTTATATTCAAATAGTGATGGCTCACCGATTCCGTTTGGGGATAGCAGCAATGATTTGAATAGAAAATGTATTAAAAGTGCCAGCACATTTCTAACCAACCAAAGGACTGACATCAAACAAGCCGCTATCAATGCTCTCAG ATGTCTAAGCGCCGTAACAGATCTATCCCTTAGTGATAGTCTAGTCGAAGGTGATGTGATTTCCAACCTCATTACTCTTATACAAGAG TACGACAGTAACAGTGCTCAAAAAATGGATAGTGAAGAACAACAATGCTCtttgaaagaaagagagaaactTGAAACTCTCATCCAGGCTGTTCATCTCATATCAAATTTGTG TGAAGTGAATGAAAAGGCTCTGGATATTCTCAACTCAAGCAATGTAATACAAATATTGTGGAAATTTATCAACCCTTCGGTTGCTGGTATCGATTTGGCGATAAGTATTG CTCAGTGTTTCCTCACAATATCAGAAGATAACgatgatattttaaaaaatctacaGCGCTCCGAGGATGAAATTGCAAAATTATTAAGTATTGAAAATGCAAATCATGAGATAAAATTTCTCCACCTGAACTTACTCTCAACAG GGTTGCTGATGAACTTACATCAAGAACTCCCAATTAAATACCTCCAAAAAACTTTTGAGCTGATCGAGAAAGTTTTAAAACTTGATCCCAGACCAGATTTTTGTAAACTGTCAAGTCAAATTCCTCTTGACAAAGAAAGCGTTTTATCTTCGGATAATGTACTCCTACTGGATAGACTTGTAGATACAGTTAACGTGTTGACAACTGCTTTTGAGATTTTGACTAATATCTGTTCTAGTGAAG aagatgaagaggaatcTATGGAGGTTGAGTGTGATGATGACTCCGATGACATGACATGTGCATCGGAAGGTCCTAATTTCAATGAACCAGAAGCTCTAATAAACTCTAGT ATTTATGAAGCTTTAGTGAAGTTAAATCTTTTTCAACATTCCTGTAACAAAACCGTTGATCTACCGGATAATGTGGCGGAAATTCTAAGGAATCACTTGGATACTGAAGTACTAGTTAGGAA ATATCAACTAATGAGGAGTCGTTCATTTCATTTCCTCAACAATTTGTTCTTGATACTAGACGAATCAGCAATTGGAGGCGGAGATAAGCTGTATGCATTCTGGACCGAAACTGCTACTTCTCTTGTTAGATTAG CTGGAAATTCAGGGTTGTCTGGCACGGAAGAGTTGGTTGAAGCCATTACTGCAGCATTGAGAGGGCTGATTGGTCATCTAGTATCAATTGATTATCCCGCTCTCAAGAGTACGTCTTCAGATGAGCTTGAGGTAAGTTTTTGA
- the LOC120349896 gene encoding HEAT repeat-containing protein 3-like, whose product MLFFSHQNVGTFLLNVMNDANCNVCIMAEALDAIMDVFAEDNTDGVLKSLRLVPQVAAATPKFYKKARKEKRNLGEYKALISTVRVNLPQFVSYKNKRLES is encoded by the exons ATGTTATTTTTCTCTCACCAGAATGTGGGAACTTTTCTCTTGAACGTTATGAACGATGCAAACTGCAATGTGTGCATAATGGCTGAAGCACTGGATGCGATCATGGATGTATTTGCCGAAGACAATACTGATGGAGTTCTAAAATCTCTGAGACTTGttcctcaagtagcagctgctacaccaaaattttataaaaag GCTCGAAAAGAAAAACGAAATCTTGGAGAATACAAAGCattaatatcaactgttcgAGTCAACCTACCCCAATTTGTGTCATACAAAAACAAAAGACTTGAGAGTTAA